Proteins from a single region of Pseudopedobacter saltans DSM 12145:
- a CDS encoding glycosyltransferase family 9 protein, translating to MKGQKILIIRLSAMGDVAMTAPVLKQLAQQNPKSSFVFLTRPLFKAFLEDLPNVTVFPFDPNTYKGIAGLYRLYKELKKQKIDAVADLHYNLRSRILSLFFWLSAIPIAHLNKGRKEKKALSRKENKTRLPLEPTWKRYTEVFKNLGLEASIENKLIRQKEDLSPEILSITQGKNAPWIGISPFAQHMQKVYPLDKMEDVIRQLSKYKIFIFGGGTEEKQTAEVWEREYEHVTSTIGKIKLQEELKLISNLDVMISMDSSGMHMASLKGVRVVSVWGATHPYAGFLGFGQQESDCAQIDLECRPCSIYGNKPCFRGDLACLNWLAPEIIVTKTKNILQNV from the coding sequence ATGAAAGGACAAAAGATCCTAATTATAAGACTTTCTGCGATGGGCGACGTTGCTATGACGGCGCCTGTTCTTAAACAACTAGCACAACAAAACCCGAAAAGTTCTTTTGTTTTTTTAACCCGTCCCTTATTTAAAGCTTTTTTAGAAGATCTTCCAAATGTTACAGTTTTCCCTTTTGATCCTAATACCTATAAAGGAATAGCGGGATTATACAGATTATACAAAGAATTAAAAAAACAAAAAATCGATGCGGTAGCAGATCTCCACTATAATCTTAGATCCAGAATACTTTCACTTTTTTTCTGGCTATCAGCTATTCCTATAGCTCATCTAAATAAAGGCCGAAAAGAAAAGAAAGCCCTTAGCAGAAAAGAAAATAAAACGAGACTTCCATTAGAGCCCACATGGAAACGATATACAGAAGTTTTTAAAAATTTAGGACTTGAAGCCTCTATTGAAAACAAATTAATTCGGCAAAAAGAAGATCTAAGCCCAGAAATATTAAGTATCACACAAGGCAAAAACGCACCTTGGATTGGTATTTCACCTTTTGCGCAACATATGCAAAAAGTCTACCCCCTAGATAAAATGGAAGATGTTATCCGGCAATTATCAAAATATAAGATTTTTATTTTTGGCGGCGGAACCGAAGAAAAACAGACTGCAGAAGTCTGGGAAAGAGAATATGAACACGTAACCTCTACAATTGGAAAGATAAAATTACAAGAAGAGTTAAAACTAATTTCCAATTTAGATGTCATGATTAGTATGGATTCTTCTGGAATGCATATGGCATCTTTAAAAGGTGTGAGAGTAGTTTCCGTTTGGGGAGCTACACACCCATATGCGGGATTTTTAGGTTTTGGGCAGCAAGAATCCGACTGTGCGCAGATAGATCTGGAATGCAGACCGTGTTCTATCTATGGCAATAAGCCATGTTTCAGGGGCGATTTGGCCTGCTTAAACTGGTTAGCACCGGAAATCATTGTTACGAAAACAAAAAATATTCTACAAAATGTCTAA
- a CDS encoding SixA phosphatase family protein produces MSKQLLIIRHASAAWPEDVKSDFERPLKKKGIKEAEDLGVFLKHNHIVPDLIACSPSKRTKQTFNLVNQELKIPVSSIVFEETIYEASYKTLFKIVNNLNNSHHLVALVGHNNGISDLLNYLSNGDEINLPPAGIALLEFPFHDWKMVSNGLAEIKLLHYPED; encoded by the coding sequence ATGTCTAAACAGTTATTGATCATCAGACATGCGTCTGCCGCATGGCCGGAAGATGTAAAATCTGACTTTGAAAGGCCCCTAAAGAAAAAAGGAATTAAAGAAGCTGAAGATTTAGGAGTTTTTCTAAAGCACAACCATATAGTTCCAGATCTGATAGCTTGCAGTCCTTCCAAGCGAACAAAGCAAACATTCAATCTCGTAAATCAGGAGTTAAAAATTCCGGTATCTTCTATCGTATTTGAAGAAACCATCTACGAAGCTTCTTATAAAACCTTATTCAAAATTGTCAATAATCTGAATAATTCACATCATCTCGTTGCCTTGGTTGGACATAATAACGGTATTTCCGATTTGCTTAATTATCTGTCTAATGGCGACGAAATAAATCTCCCTCCCGCTGGTATTGCTCTTCTGGAATTCCCGTTTCATGACTGGAAAATGGTGAGCAACGGCTTGGCAGAAATTAAATTGTTGCATTACCCGGAAGACTAA
- the mazG gene encoding nucleoside triphosphate pyrophosphohydrolase translates to MDVFDTQHTPAEAFNRLLNIMDDLRLKCPWDKKQTLESLRHLTIEETYELSDAIIDNDMQEIKKELGDIMLHLVFYAKIGSETNDFNITDVLNSVCEKLINRHPHIYGDIQADTEEAVKQNWEKIKLKEGNKSVLGGVPSSLPALIKASRIQEKARGVGFDWENKNQVWEKVQEELQEFRDECEQKDADPEKIESEFGDVLFSLINYARFININPENALEKTNKKFIKRFQYLEEKAKDNGKSLEDMTLAEMDIFWNEAKNL, encoded by the coding sequence ATGGACGTTTTCGACACCCAACACACACCTGCTGAAGCTTTTAACAGACTACTAAACATAATGGACGACCTAAGGCTTAAATGTCCCTGGGACAAAAAACAGACATTAGAATCGTTAAGGCATTTAACAATTGAAGAAACTTACGAGTTGTCTGATGCCATTATCGACAACGATATGCAGGAAATCAAAAAAGAGCTTGGAGATATCATGCTGCATCTGGTTTTCTATGCTAAAATAGGGTCCGAAACTAACGATTTTAACATTACTGATGTTTTAAATAGTGTTTGCGAAAAGCTAATTAACAGACATCCGCATATTTACGGCGACATTCAGGCAGACACAGAAGAAGCTGTAAAACAAAATTGGGAAAAAATTAAGCTTAAAGAAGGTAATAAATCTGTTTTGGGTGGAGTTCCATCTTCGCTACCTGCTTTAATAAAAGCTTCCAGAATTCAGGAAAAAGCCAGGGGTGTCGGATTCGACTGGGAAAATAAAAACCAGGTTTGGGAAAAAGTGCAGGAAGAGCTTCAGGAATTTAGGGACGAATGTGAACAAAAAGATGCTGATCCGGAGAAAATAGAAAGCGAATTTGGCGATGTTCTTTTTTCATTGATCAATTATGCTCGTTTTATCAATATCAATCCTGAAAACGCTTTGGAAAAAACCAATAAAAAATTCATTAAACGTTTTCAATATCTCGAAGAAAAAGCAAAAGATAACGGTAAGTCTTTGGAGGATATGACCTTGGCAGAAATGGATATTTTCTGGAACGAAGCCAAAAACTTATAA
- a CDS encoding RNA polymerase sigma factor — translation MKSSYSKFSDQELIIKCRKDDYKAQEALYKRFYAYAMGISLRYCINRDDALEAVNDSFIKLFKTIKTFEDHRLIKPWFRQIVVNSSIDNRRKNLKHSAALDIEYADEKPTDFNAIAKINAEDILKLLDCLPEIHKVVFNLYEIDGYSHEEIADILDIPSSSSRVYLSRAKDKLRKLVNSRFLDHERAV, via the coding sequence ATGAAAAGTTCTTATAGCAAGTTTAGCGATCAGGAATTGATCATAAAATGCCGTAAAGATGATTACAAAGCGCAGGAAGCACTTTATAAACGTTTTTACGCCTATGCTATGGGAATTTCTTTAAGATACTGCATAAATAGAGATGACGCCCTAGAAGCCGTTAACGACTCTTTTATTAAGCTTTTTAAAACAATCAAAACCTTTGAGGATCATCGTTTAATAAAACCCTGGTTTAGGCAAATTGTCGTTAATTCGTCCATCGATAATAGGAGAAAGAACCTAAAACATTCAGCAGCTTTAGATATTGAATATGCTGATGAAAAACCCACAGACTTTAATGCTATAGCAAAAATAAATGCGGAAGACATATTAAAACTATTAGACTGTCTTCCCGAAATACACAAAGTAGTATTCAATTTATATGAGATTGACGGATATTCACACGAAGAAATAGCAGACATTTTAGACATACCGTCAAGCAGTTCCAGAGTATATTTATCCCGGGCGAAAGACAAGTTGAGAAAATTGGTTAATAGTAGATTTTTAGATCATGAAAGAGCAGTTTGA
- a CDS encoding porin family protein, giving the protein MKEQFDKVLRDHIKDTFDEYDDGMAHDGWLHYQKKLRNKRRRTVLLWTLPSGIAASLLFLMFFSTSDQLHIDDGNKLVVKEKPLKDIVDKENNSPVLSPPLHKESQNRVDKYSADKRNHKLLHNQESYLSNNVRTADNEIIAPIDNHETLVEEFSLNNKEIPASNKTDYRDVSNEESLIAIEKPKSLLDEEENAPVYADIANSRSSFAYDKSQKNSASFKNKLRNLRLSLDASTYMNFSDAGINDHINISIGIVSEYQISKKLSIYSGINVNRQSSSFSHEILATPQDNTMQAMALTNSIASIVNGQFTDAKLVGLDIPINLRYSTNNKKINWFVSSGLSSYALISEKYLNNFSVTRFAFSGVETSTVSTVEEHSESPISSFQFARSVNFSFGVAFPLKKVTTLSIEPFMKYPLKQFGQQNLSLGASGVSVKMHLNKNLFKN; this is encoded by the coding sequence ATGAAAGAGCAGTTTGATAAGGTTTTAAGAGATCATATAAAAGATACTTTTGACGAGTATGACGATGGCATGGCTCATGATGGCTGGTTACATTATCAAAAAAAGTTGCGAAACAAAAGGCGTAGAACAGTTTTATTATGGACATTGCCTTCGGGTATCGCGGCTTCTTTGTTATTTTTAATGTTTTTTAGTACAAGTGATCAACTCCACATCGATGATGGAAATAAGCTTGTCGTGAAAGAGAAGCCATTGAAAGACATCGTTGATAAAGAAAACAATAGTCCTGTTCTTTCTCCCCCATTACATAAGGAGTCACAAAATCGTGTAGATAAGTATTCTGCAGATAAAAGGAATCACAAGCTTTTACATAATCAGGAAAGCTATTTATCAAATAACGTTAGGACCGCGGATAATGAGATAATAGCTCCAATAGATAACCATGAAACGCTTGTAGAGGAATTTTCTTTAAATAATAAAGAAATCCCTGCTAGTAATAAAACTGATTATAGAGACGTTTCAAACGAAGAATCACTTATCGCTATAGAAAAACCGAAGAGTTTACTTGATGAAGAAGAAAATGCTCCGGTTTATGCAGATATAGCAAATAGCAGATCTTCTTTTGCTTACGACAAAAGTCAAAAAAACAGTGCTTCGTTTAAAAATAAATTGAGGAATCTCCGATTGTCATTGGACGCCTCTACTTATATGAACTTTTCAGATGCTGGTATAAACGATCATATTAATATTTCTATTGGTATTGTATCCGAATATCAGATTAGCAAAAAACTAAGTATATATTCTGGCATTAACGTCAATAGGCAGTCCAGCTCTTTTTCTCATGAAATATTAGCTACACCGCAAGACAATACCATGCAAGCCATGGCCCTAACTAATTCTATAGCTTCTATTGTCAACGGTCAATTTACTGATGCTAAATTAGTAGGTTTGGATATCCCAATAAACCTCAGGTATTCCACAAATAACAAAAAGATAAATTGGTTTGTCAGTTCCGGATTGAGCTCTTATGCGCTAATCAGTGAGAAATATCTTAATAATTTTTCTGTAACCAGATTTGCATTCAGTGGTGTGGAGACAAGTACCGTTTCTACAGTAGAAGAGCATTCTGAAAGCCCGATATCAAGTTTTCAATTCGCTAGAAGTGTAAACTTTTCTTTTGGAGTTGCATTTCCGCTAAAAAAAGTCACCACACTTTCTATAGAACCTTTTATGAAGTATCCACTTAAACAGTTCGGACAACAAAATTTATCACTTGGAGCAAGCGGAGTTAGTGTAAAAATGCACTTAAATAAAAACTTATTTAAAAACTAA
- a CDS encoding ABC transporter permease: MNLGLFIAKRISFKAERTFSKLIVRIAIAGIMLGLSVMLLSIAVMKGFKNEIRDKVRGFSGDILIQNYDLNTSYENKPFVLDDSSKVKLSEDKNIRSVVPFATKPGIIKTDEEVEGVVFKGIDETYDTESFDKILKEGRGINFKGVNSGQQIVISENMASRLNLKVGDSFLMYFVQESLRKRKFEIVGIYSTGVEEVDKTYVIGDLDLIRRLNKWKEGEVGGYEVRIGDFTQLEKNAYEISDKIQMSLKAVPITEMYSTIFEWLSLLDINAQVVLILMLIVAIINMISALLIMILERTSMIGLLKALGESNWGIRKIFLYNAFYLIVIGLFLGNLLGLGLGYIQERTHFLKLDEASYYMSFIPIHFEWVDVLAINLGTVFVCLLVLLIPSMLVSKISPIRALVFK; encoded by the coding sequence TTGAATCTAGGATTATTCATAGCCAAAAGAATCTCTTTTAAAGCCGAGCGTACTTTCTCAAAGTTGATTGTGCGTATAGCAATAGCCGGAATCATGCTGGGACTAAGCGTTATGCTATTGTCTATTGCAGTAATGAAGGGGTTTAAAAACGAAATCAGAGATAAAGTTAGAGGATTTAGTGGCGATATTCTAATCCAAAATTACGATCTGAATACTTCTTACGAAAATAAGCCCTTTGTTTTGGATGATTCGAGTAAGGTTAAGTTATCCGAAGATAAAAATATACGAAGTGTAGTACCTTTTGCCACAAAGCCGGGTATTATAAAAACAGACGAAGAAGTAGAAGGAGTGGTGTTTAAAGGTATCGATGAAACTTATGATACCGAATCTTTTGACAAGATTTTGAAAGAAGGAAGAGGAATAAATTTCAAAGGAGTTAATTCTGGACAACAAATTGTTATTTCGGAAAATATGGCTTCCCGTTTAAATTTAAAAGTGGGAGATAGTTTTCTGATGTATTTTGTACAGGAATCGCTAAGAAAAAGAAAATTTGAAATAGTTGGCATTTATAGTACGGGAGTAGAAGAAGTTGATAAAACCTATGTGATTGGCGATTTAGATCTTATTAGAAGATTAAATAAGTGGAAGGAGGGCGAAGTAGGTGGGTATGAAGTCCGGATAGGTGATTTTACTCAACTGGAAAAGAATGCCTATGAAATTTCGGATAAGATTCAAATGTCTTTAAAAGCAGTGCCAATAACAGAAATGTATTCAACAATTTTCGAATGGCTTTCTTTATTGGATATCAATGCACAGGTTGTATTAATTTTAATGCTAATAGTAGCTATAATTAATATGATCTCCGCTTTATTAATAATGATATTGGAGCGCACATCAATGATTGGTTTATTGAAAGCTTTAGGCGAATCGAATTGGGGAATCAGAAAGATATTTCTCTATAATGCATTTTATCTTATCGTAATAGGTCTGTTTTTGGGAAATCTGTTGGGTTTGGGGCTAGGTTATATACAAGAACGAACCCATTTTTTAAAACTGGACGAGGCTTCATATTATATGAGTTTTATTCCTATACATTTCGAATGGGTGGATGTATTAGCGATTAATTTAGGGACAGTTTTTGTCTGCCTTTTAGTTTTATTAATTCCTTCTATGCTAGTGAGCAAAATCTCTCCGATAAGGGCGTTAGTTTTTAAATAA
- a CDS encoding exo-beta-N-acetylmuramidase NamZ family protein, protein MKKSLYLSLIISCISFSCQSSTTRNKNQQKSVIPVEQPAKKILTGADQTEKYLPLLKGKKVGLVVNQTAQINGISLVDTLQARGVDIRAIFGPEHGFRGDADAGEKVGNYIDKKSGLPVISLYGKKHAPSKEDLKGIDILIFDIQDVGVRFYTYTITMAYVMQACADNNIPMMILDRPNPNGLLIDGPILDPKFKSGVGMHQIPIGHGLTIAEFAQMVNGENWLENKKKCELQIIKLANYAHGMRYSLPVKPSPNLPNELSIYLYPSLCMFEGTAISQGRGTTYPFQVLGHPLLKGKYQFHFTPVSIQGMSKQPPLENQICYGIDFRETDIEKTRKQDKLNIKIILDLYKAFPEKEKFFTPFFNKLAGNDILMQQIIDGKTEEEIRKSWESDLKKYKETRNKYLLYN, encoded by the coding sequence ATGAAAAAATCACTTTATCTCTCGCTTATTATCAGCTGTATTTCATTCAGCTGCCAATCCTCCACTACAAGGAATAAAAACCAACAGAAAAGCGTAATTCCAGTTGAGCAACCTGCTAAGAAAATATTAACCGGAGCAGATCAAACAGAAAAATATCTGCCCCTTTTAAAAGGTAAAAAAGTTGGGCTTGTTGTTAATCAAACTGCTCAAATCAACGGAATCTCTTTGGTTGACACTTTACAAGCGAGAGGCGTGGATATAAGAGCAATATTTGGACCAGAACACGGATTCAGGGGCGATGCAGATGCTGGCGAAAAAGTAGGGAATTATATAGATAAAAAATCTGGACTACCTGTAATCTCTTTATATGGCAAAAAACACGCTCCTTCTAAAGAAGATTTAAAAGGGATAGACATTTTGATTTTTGATATTCAAGATGTTGGCGTACGATTTTATACCTACACCATTACAATGGCTTATGTGATGCAAGCCTGTGCTGACAATAATATTCCAATGATGATTCTGGATAGGCCGAATCCTAATGGATTGTTAATTGACGGTCCTATATTAGATCCGAAATTCAAGTCCGGAGTCGGAATGCATCAAATCCCTATCGGTCACGGTTTAACAATCGCCGAATTTGCACAAATGGTAAACGGGGAAAACTGGTTGGAAAATAAAAAAAAATGCGAATTGCAAATTATAAAGTTAGCAAATTATGCCCATGGAATGAGATATTCTTTGCCTGTAAAACCTTCTCCAAACCTTCCTAATGAACTTTCGATCTATCTCTATCCTAGTCTATGTATGTTTGAAGGCACTGCCATAAGTCAGGGAAGAGGAACTACATACCCTTTTCAGGTTTTAGGCCATCCACTTTTAAAAGGAAAATATCAATTTCATTTCACTCCTGTAAGTATTCAGGGAATGAGCAAACAACCTCCTTTAGAGAATCAGATTTGCTATGGTATAGATTTTAGAGAGACAGACATAGAAAAAACAAGAAAACAAGACAAACTGAACATAAAAATCATTCTGGACTTGTACAAAGCCTTTCCTGAAAAAGAAAAATTTTTCACACCATTTTTTAATAAACTCGCTGGAAATGACATTTTAATGCAGCAAATAATAGATGGCAAAACTGAAGAAGAAATCAGAAAATCATGGGAATCGGATTTAAAAAAGTACAAAGAGACCAGAAATAAATATCTTTTGTACAACTAA
- the fmt gene encoding methionyl-tRNA formyltransferase — protein sequence MRIVFMGTPDFAVASLDAMIKAGFDIVGVVTAPDKPSGRGQKIAESAVKKYATEHNLKVLQPVKLKDPGFISELRALKADLQIVVAFRMLPEIVWNMPPKGTINLHASLLPQYRGAAPINWAILNGDKESGVTTFFLQHEIDTGNILFKEKIDIQEDMTAGELHDKLMFVGAELLVKTIKAVESGDYVEKPQDQFAAETLVHAPKIFKEDCEIDWNSNTKQVYNLIRGMSPYPTAFTSLNGKGLKIFAAEKQEKSVGIKAGEFITDNKTYLKFATSDGLISIKELQLEGKKRMKIDEFLRGTKL from the coding sequence ATGAGAATTGTATTCATGGGAACTCCTGATTTTGCTGTGGCATCTCTTGATGCTATGATAAAAGCAGGATTCGATATAGTTGGTGTAGTCACTGCACCTGATAAACCTTCTGGTAGAGGACAAAAAATAGCTGAATCTGCCGTGAAAAAATATGCAACAGAACACAATCTAAAAGTACTACAACCGGTAAAATTAAAGGATCCAGGTTTTATCAGCGAATTAAGGGCCTTGAAAGCTGATCTGCAAATCGTTGTGGCATTCCGTATGCTTCCTGAAATTGTCTGGAATATGCCTCCAAAAGGAACAATAAACCTGCATGCTTCATTACTTCCTCAATATCGTGGTGCGGCACCTATAAACTGGGCAATCCTGAATGGAGATAAAGAATCCGGCGTTACTACTTTTTTTCTGCAGCATGAGATAGATACAGGAAATATTCTATTTAAAGAAAAAATAGACATACAGGAGGATATGACAGCTGGCGAACTACATGACAAGCTCATGTTTGTTGGAGCTGAACTACTCGTGAAAACTATAAAAGCAGTGGAATCCGGAGACTATGTGGAAAAACCTCAAGATCAATTCGCCGCAGAAACTTTGGTTCATGCCCCGAAAATATTTAAAGAAGATTGCGAGATTGATTGGAATTCAAACACCAAACAGGTCTATAATTTAATCAGAGGCATGAGCCCATATCCTACTGCATTTACTTCACTAAATGGAAAAGGCTTAAAAATATTTGCTGCTGAAAAGCAGGAAAAAAGTGTAGGTATAAAAGCGGGAGAATTTATTACAGATAACAAAACCTATCTGAAATTTGCAACTTCTGACGGACTAATCTCTATAAAAGAACTCCAACTTGAGGGTAAAAAAAGAATGAAAATAGACGAATTCTTACGGGGAACGAAGTTATAA